A single genomic interval of Acidimicrobiales bacterium harbors:
- a CDS encoding acyl carrier protein, giving the protein MRVDGTVLRRGAHVELLALVPHLYRPLHEALCVPEVADTWRPRGRLVPSYEWERFLLDGLHLGAVVRSASTHELVGLVELRDLQPIDRHAYLDAAAVRGHQGSGLLAEGVVLFLDEVFARGEAWKVYLLLGEGSRERVGSALGDLLTVEAVLRGHVVLQGRRQDVTVASVTADEYGERLARRPDLAALSPSGWRTVAAPAGGAGRPLVAVLADLSGRDPADVAPDAPLRALAVDSLAALELLVAVEAAAGRPVPDDLLGTVDTVGELLGWVEALR; this is encoded by the coding sequence GTGCGCGTCGACGGCACCGTGCTCCGGCGGGGCGCGCACGTCGAGCTGCTGGCACTGGTCCCCCACCTGTACCGGCCGCTCCACGAGGCGCTGTGCGTCCCCGAGGTCGCCGACACCTGGCGGCCTCGGGGGCGCCTGGTCCCGAGCTACGAATGGGAGCGCTTCCTGCTCGACGGGCTGCACCTCGGCGCGGTCGTGCGGTCGGCGTCGACCCACGAGCTCGTCGGCCTCGTGGAGCTGCGGGACCTCCAGCCCATCGACCGCCACGCCTACCTCGACGCCGCCGCCGTCCGCGGCCACCAGGGCTCGGGCCTCCTCGCCGAGGGCGTGGTCCTCTTCCTCGACGAGGTGTTCGCCCGGGGCGAGGCCTGGAAGGTCTACCTGCTCCTCGGCGAGGGCTCGCGGGAGCGGGTGGGGTCGGCGCTCGGCGACCTGCTCACCGTCGAGGCCGTGCTGCGGGGCCACGTCGTGCTCCAGGGTCGGCGGCAGGACGTGACGGTGGCGTCGGTGACCGCGGACGAGTACGGCGAGCGGCTCGCCCGCCGTCCCGACCTGGCCGCCCTGTCGCCGTCGGGGTGGCGGACGGTCGCCGCACCGGCCGGCGGGGCGGGCCGACCGCTCGTCGCCGTCCTCGCCGACCTCAGCGGGCGGGACCCGGCGGACGTCGCGCCCGACGCCCCGCTCAGGGCGCTCGCCGTCGACTCCCTCGCCGCCCTCGAGCTCCTCGTCGCCGTGGAGGCGGCGGCGGGCCGCCCCGTCCCCGACGACCTGTTGGGTACCGTTGACACCGTCGGCGAGCTGCTCGGCTGGGTGGAGGCGCTGCGATGA
- a CDS encoding diiron oxygenase, with product MTMATLPAEDVERRVRRLSATAARRYLDPDEAVPGQVGTGQLLPTELLSIAGLDLDLTPEQLVTLSRQEVASLTATGLFFEAVLQAGFGLHIAFDLEPTDPRVTFLLHEMGEETRHSRLFVRLLDQVEQLEPRARNPFADGLFAQVMRRAIRLVVRHPAMLYTMVLAGEEIPDLIQKRASEHPDTDPFVRAVNTYHRQEEARHMSFARAVLPEVWERARPLDRWLTRHAAPVMIGIMFATLTHPGVYAAAGLPGRATWRATLTAGPRVQLRHDATRPVLKALQDAGAVGRRVPRGWRRLCGL from the coding sequence ATGACCATGGCGACCCTTCCGGCGGAGGACGTCGAGCGACGGGTGCGACGCCTGTCGGCGACCGCCGCCCGCCGGTACCTCGACCCCGACGAGGCCGTGCCCGGCCAGGTGGGCACCGGCCAGCTCCTGCCCACCGAGCTCCTCAGCATCGCCGGGCTCGACCTCGACCTCACCCCCGAGCAGCTCGTCACCCTGTCCCGCCAGGAGGTGGCGTCGCTCACGGCCACGGGCCTGTTCTTCGAGGCCGTCCTCCAGGCCGGGTTCGGGCTGCACATCGCCTTCGACCTCGAGCCCACCGACCCCCGGGTGACGTTCCTGCTCCACGAGATGGGCGAGGAGACCCGCCACTCCCGGCTGTTCGTCCGCCTGCTCGACCAGGTCGAGCAACTCGAGCCCCGGGCCAGGAACCCGTTCGCCGACGGCCTGTTCGCGCAGGTGATGCGGCGGGCCATCCGGCTCGTCGTCCGCCACCCGGCGATGCTCTACACGATGGTGCTCGCCGGCGAGGAGATCCCGGACCTCATCCAGAAGCGGGCGTCGGAGCACCCCGACACGGACCCGTTCGTCCGGGCGGTGAACACGTACCACCGCCAGGAGGAGGCCCGGCACATGTCCTTCGCCCGGGCCGTGCTCCCCGAGGTGTGGGAGCGGGCCCGCCCGCTCGACCGGTGGCTCACCCGCCACGCCGCCCCCGTCATGATCGGGATCATGTTCGCCACCCTCACCCACCCGGGCGTGTACGCGGCCGCCGGCCTGCCCGGCCGGGCGACGTGGCGGGCGACCCTGACGGCGGGGCCCCGGGTGCAGCTGCGCCACGACGCGACCCGGCCGGTGCTGAAGGCGCTGCAGGACGCCGGCGCCGTCGGCCGCCGGGTGCCGAGGGGCTGGCGGCGCCTCTGCGGCCTGTAG
- a CDS encoding TetR/AcrR family transcriptional regulator: protein MPAPAVPGRAAHKAARREDLIDAAVRVIRRDGPRVSIEDVAREVGVTRPILYRYFGDRRGLHLALAERFAQRLTAELDRPLTSGGPPRDVFAATVDTYLAFLDEDANVYRFLFRGGLGDEDRAFAHHLAHRIAEVMAAGLAAAGGDPSVAEAWGHALVGMVHMAGDWWVDQRPMPRERLVELLVLLGWDGMGGGGRPRP, encoded by the coding sequence GTGCCAGCGCCGGCCGTTCCGGGGCGGGCCGCCCACAAGGCCGCCCGCAGGGAGGACCTGATCGACGCGGCCGTCCGGGTCATCCGCCGCGACGGCCCCCGCGTGTCGATCGAGGACGTGGCCCGCGAGGTGGGCGTCACCCGGCCGATCCTCTACCGCTACTTCGGCGACCGCCGAGGCCTGCACCTCGCGCTGGCCGAGCGGTTCGCGCAGCGCCTGACGGCCGAGCTCGACCGGCCGCTGACGAGCGGCGGGCCACCGCGGGACGTCTTCGCCGCGACCGTCGACACCTACCTGGCCTTCCTCGACGAGGACGCCAACGTCTACCGGTTCCTGTTCAGGGGCGGCCTCGGCGACGAGGACCGGGCCTTCGCGCACCACCTCGCCCACCGGATCGCCGAGGTCATGGCGGCCGGGCTGGCGGCGGCCGGTGGCGACCCGTCGGTGGCCGAGGCGTGGGGCCACGCCCTCGTCGGCATGGTCCACATGGCCGGCGACTGGTGGGTGGACCAGCGGCCCATGCCGAGGGAGCGCCTGGTCGAGCTGCTGGTCCTGCTCGGCTGGGACGGCATGGGTGGGGGCGGCCGGCCCCGTCCGTAG
- a CDS encoding UBP-type zinc finger domain-containing protein, which translates to MATACTHLDQVHDVTAGTDGCEECLATGGRWVSLRMCLSCGHVGCCDSSPGRHATAHFRSTAHPVMRSAEPGQDWGWCYVDEVML; encoded by the coding sequence ATGGCGACCGCCTGCACCCATCTCGACCAGGTCCACGACGTCACCGCCGGCACCGACGGGTGCGAGGAGTGCCTGGCCACCGGCGGGCGGTGGGTGTCGCTGCGGATGTGCCTGTCCTGCGGCCACGTCGGTTGCTGCGACTCGTCGCCCGGCCGCCACGCCACCGCCCACTTCCGCTCGACCGCCCACCCGGTGATGCGCTCGGCCGAGCCGGGCCAGGACTGGGGCTGGTGCTACGTCGACGAGGTCATGCTGTAG
- a CDS encoding hydantoinase B/oxoprolinase family protein, producing MALDPSDLAVLVSRLTGVAEEMGAVLRRAAFSPNIKERADCSAALFTAGGELLVQAEHIPVHLGSMPASVRAAIDAFGPDGIAPGEQVALNDPFAGGTHLNDLTLVAPCHVDGRLVGWAANRAHHADLGGGAPGSIPADAVEVFQEGLRIPPVRLTAEVAAVLFANSRTPEERRGDLDAQVGANVLGVARLAEIAATGAPLHEVVDYGERRMRAALAALPDGTWRFEDVLDSCGPRPEQQHPARVVVAVTVAGDEVTFDFTGTDAQRAGNVNAVEAVTVSAVAFALRSATDPTIPANGGAMRPVRVVAPPGTVVAASPPAAVGAGNVEVSQRVADVCLGALAGPCPDRVPAAGQGTMNNLLVGGAGWVYYETVAGGQGGRPGGPAGMSGVHTAMTNTKNTPVEALERAFPMRVLRYRLRRGSGGAGAWPGGDGVERDLLLLEDATVSLITERRASRPWGLAGGGPAAPGENWLLPAGDEARAERLPDKCTIRTSAGDVVRMLTPGGGAWGSPR from the coding sequence GTGGCGCTCGACCCGTCCGACCTGGCCGTCCTCGTCTCCCGGCTCACGGGGGTGGCCGAGGAGATGGGCGCCGTGCTCCGGCGGGCGGCGTTCAGCCCCAACATCAAGGAGCGGGCCGACTGCTCGGCCGCCCTGTTCACCGCCGGCGGCGAGCTCCTCGTGCAGGCCGAGCACATCCCCGTCCACCTCGGGTCGATGCCGGCGTCGGTCCGGGCCGCCATCGACGCGTTCGGGCCCGACGGCATCGCCCCGGGCGAGCAGGTGGCGCTGAACGACCCGTTCGCCGGCGGCACCCACCTGAACGACCTCACGCTCGTCGCCCCCTGCCACGTCGACGGCCGCCTCGTCGGGTGGGCCGCCAACCGGGCCCACCACGCCGACCTCGGCGGCGGCGCGCCCGGGTCGATCCCCGCCGACGCCGTCGAGGTGTTCCAGGAGGGGCTGCGGATCCCGCCCGTCCGGCTGACCGCCGAGGTCGCCGCCGTGCTGTTCGCCAACTCCCGCACGCCCGAGGAGCGCCGGGGCGACCTCGACGCCCAGGTCGGGGCGAACGTGCTGGGCGTCGCCCGCCTGGCCGAGATCGCCGCCACCGGGGCGCCGCTGCACGAGGTCGTCGACTACGGCGAGCGCCGCATGCGGGCCGCCCTCGCCGCCCTGCCCGACGGCACGTGGCGGTTCGAGGACGTGCTCGACTCGTGCGGCCCCCGCCCCGAGCAGCAGCACCCGGCTCGGGTGGTGGTCGCCGTGACGGTGGCCGGCGACGAGGTGACCTTCGACTTCACCGGCACCGACGCCCAGCGGGCCGGCAACGTGAACGCCGTGGAGGCGGTGACCGTCAGCGCCGTCGCCTTCGCCCTGCGGTCGGCCACCGACCCGACCATCCCGGCCAACGGCGGCGCGATGCGGCCGGTGCGGGTGGTGGCGCCGCCGGGGACGGTCGTCGCCGCCTCGCCGCCCGCCGCCGTCGGCGCCGGCAACGTGGAGGTCAGCCAGCGGGTGGCCGACGTGTGCCTCGGGGCCCTCGCCGGCCCGTGCCCCGACCGGGTGCCGGCCGCCGGCCAGGGGACGATGAACAACCTGCTCGTGGGCGGGGCCGGGTGGGTCTACTACGAGACGGTGGCCGGCGGGCAGGGCGGCCGTCCCGGCGGCCCGGCGGGGATGAGCGGCGTGCACACGGCGATGACGAACACGAAGAACACGCCGGTCGAGGCGCTGGAGCGGGCGTTCCCGATGCGGGTGCTGCGCTACCGGCTGCGGCGGGGGAGCGGCGGGGCCGGCGCCTGGCCCGGCGGCGACGGCGTGGAGCGGGACCTGCTCCTGCTCGAGGACGCGACCGTCAGCCTGATCACCGAGCGCCGCGCGTCCCGCCCGTGGGGCCTGGCCGGCGGCGGCCCCGCCGCGCCGGGCGAGAACTGGCTGCTGCCGGCCGGGGACGAGGCGAGGGCCGAGCGCCTGCCGGACAAGTGCACGATCAGGACGAGCGCCGGCGACGTCGTCCGCATGCTCACCCCCGGCGGCGGCGCCTGGGGGTCGCCACGATGA
- a CDS encoding ATP-binding protein produces MARSDLVKALMRSHQQGDDAGFRSAAQELIKEERRKRHDLVADQLEAILEQGTRSRRPLQVSSLRPLPKTRDDLPLLSLEEPSTTFQDLVLPSSVQDVLDGLVEEFRQRSALRAHGVSPRSSLLLVGPPGCGKSASAEAIAGQLGLPVARVQLATIVSSYLGETARNLEQVFSFLDVGSWVLLFDEFDMLGRERADRADHGELRRVVAALLQAVEAHRGDSLFVATSNHPMLLDTAVWRRFDEVVALPPPDEQARAEILTIKLRSVRNEVDLVAAAKRMDGFSAAEVESVALDAIRLMVRDMAKAVGDEHLAYGIERGEARRQIVHTSQG; encoded by the coding sequence GTGGCCCGAAGTGATCTGGTGAAAGCGCTCATGCGTAGTCATCAACAAGGTGACGACGCCGGGTTCCGTAGCGCTGCGCAGGAGCTCATCAAGGAGGAGCGTCGGAAGCGGCACGACCTGGTGGCTGACCAGCTCGAAGCGATTCTCGAGCAAGGAACGCGTTCTCGCCGGCCCCTGCAGGTATCGTCCCTCCGGCCCTTGCCCAAAACCCGAGACGACCTCCCCCTCCTTTCGCTAGAGGAGCCCAGCACTACCTTCCAGGACCTCGTTTTGCCTTCCTCAGTCCAGGACGTACTCGATGGTCTCGTCGAAGAGTTCCGGCAGAGGTCAGCCTTGCGTGCTCACGGCGTATCCCCCCGCTCCAGCCTGCTTCTGGTCGGTCCACCCGGTTGTGGGAAGTCTGCTAGCGCTGAAGCAATCGCGGGTCAACTCGGTCTGCCCGTCGCTCGAGTCCAGCTGGCGACCATAGTGTCGTCCTACTTAGGCGAGACGGCGCGCAATCTCGAGCAAGTCTTCAGCTTCCTCGACGTCGGGTCGTGGGTGTTGTTGTTCGACGAGTTCGACATGCTCGGCCGTGAGCGCGCCGACCGAGCCGACCATGGGGAACTCCGACGCGTCGTCGCAGCGCTGCTGCAGGCGGTCGAAGCTCATCGAGGCGACTCATTGTTCGTCGCCACGTCGAACCATCCCATGCTACTCGATACGGCCGTGTGGAGGCGCTTCGATGAGGTGGTGGCGCTTCCTCCACCCGATGAGCAGGCGCGGGCCGAGATCCTCACCATCAAGTTGCGCTCCGTCAGGAACGAGGTCGACCTTGTCGCTGCCGCGAAACGCATGGATGGCTTCAGCGCAGCGGAAGTCGAATCGGTTGCGCTCGATGCCATCCGACTCATGGTCAGGGACATGGCGAAGGCGGTGGGGGACGAGCACTTGGCATACGGGATCGAGCGGGGGGAGGCGCGACGTCAGATAGTCCACACATCCCAGGGCTAG
- a CDS encoding S8 family peptidase, with the protein MVVFELGAPLDADEFRRAGLTVVDSSRSRLVVAFADDPELAAFHERLDALEGGIPEGQKHEPYAGFFDAIEELRPLGPEDRLADEARDAIRAHAPASELRLDIECWHPGEPNRAREWLAEVRTAVEAAEGRFVDSMANDGVGLLLARVYLPAGRVMDLAQLDVVARIDVLPIPVVSVPQLFDTRIDDLPDILPPADGAPVVGLVDSGVASAHELLAGAVVASDALATGIDDDQDEHGHGTMVASILLHGDVLQAIARGLPLRPMCRIASARVLDRRNLFPDEDLWERDLEEAIIWCVNQGASILNLSLGDGRSPFRPPRQMTAAAVVDDLARRYGLVVIIAAGNTRPADYIDVTDESAAIAYPAAMLKAEAARLIDPATSMLALTVGGMTEAAAAGGLSGAETVRRIPMGRPGWPSPITRTGPGPGGAVKPEMVHRSGTLGIEEGRLVSNDAELGVVGARAAAGRLLSWDVGTSYAAPAAARVAAGVRSRFPEFTPEATRSLMLLSTERLPLADELEGTPSARLEGERLLVGYGKPSLARAIQSTTHRAVLVAAAEIPLDGVHIYEVPVPSSFLLSGGIRGIDIALAFSPRTRVRRLDYMASRMEFHLVKGLSLDETAEVFARVEGEDLDDEAIAREAHDTGSPGDEAPVAGGRPPTPSELRSHLVRLDPPTQVRSRGANQLGRRVFAQRLDADRDCPMFLVVRNINRWEDVTASEPYALSVALWRDEGHHELHAELEAQLEAIIELPVEVELEL; encoded by the coding sequence GTGGTCGTGTTCGAGCTGGGGGCTCCTCTCGATGCCGACGAGTTTCGGAGAGCTGGGCTCACGGTGGTGGACTCTTCCCGCAGCCGCCTCGTGGTGGCCTTCGCTGACGATCCTGAGCTCGCTGCGTTCCACGAACGGCTTGATGCTCTCGAAGGGGGGATCCCGGAAGGCCAGAAGCATGAGCCCTACGCAGGGTTCTTTGACGCCATCGAAGAGCTCAGGCCGCTCGGTCCGGAAGACCGACTCGCGGATGAGGCGCGGGACGCGATCAGGGCGCACGCGCCGGCTTCCGAGCTTCGGCTCGACATCGAGTGCTGGCATCCGGGCGAGCCAAATCGGGCGCGGGAGTGGCTGGCCGAGGTGCGGACGGCTGTCGAGGCGGCTGAGGGCCGGTTCGTTGACTCGATGGCGAACGACGGCGTCGGGCTTCTCTTGGCCCGGGTCTACCTGCCTGCCGGCCGCGTCATGGATCTGGCTCAGCTCGATGTGGTCGCGCGAATCGACGTGCTGCCCATCCCGGTGGTCTCCGTGCCGCAGCTGTTCGATACGAGGATCGACGATCTACCGGACATCCTGCCGCCAGCAGACGGCGCGCCCGTTGTAGGTCTCGTGGACTCCGGCGTAGCGTCAGCGCATGAGCTGCTTGCGGGAGCCGTAGTCGCATCGGACGCACTCGCGACCGGGATCGACGACGACCAGGACGAGCATGGACACGGCACGATGGTCGCCTCGATCCTCCTCCATGGCGATGTCCTCCAAGCGATCGCTCGGGGGTTGCCCCTTCGGCCAATGTGTCGGATCGCGTCAGCCCGCGTCCTTGATCGACGCAACCTCTTCCCGGACGAGGACCTTTGGGAGCGTGACCTCGAAGAAGCGATCATCTGGTGCGTCAACCAGGGCGCCTCGATTCTTAATTTGTCGCTCGGCGACGGACGATCACCATTTCGACCGCCTCGTCAAATGACAGCCGCGGCTGTGGTGGATGACCTCGCTCGGAGGTACGGCCTTGTTGTGATCATCGCTGCGGGCAACACACGCCCTGCCGACTACATCGACGTGACAGACGAGTCGGCCGCGATCGCGTATCCGGCCGCCATGCTGAAGGCGGAGGCAGCTCGGCTCATCGATCCAGCCACGTCAATGTTGGCGCTCACAGTGGGTGGCATGACCGAGGCCGCCGCTGCTGGCGGACTGAGCGGCGCCGAGACGGTGCGCCGCATTCCGATGGGACGTCCCGGGTGGCCATCGCCCATCACGAGGACCGGCCCAGGTCCTGGCGGTGCTGTCAAGCCGGAGATGGTGCATCGGTCTGGCACTCTCGGGATCGAGGAGGGGCGGCTCGTATCGAACGACGCCGAACTGGGCGTTGTGGGCGCGCGCGCCGCCGCTGGACGACTGCTCAGCTGGGATGTGGGCACGAGCTACGCCGCCCCGGCTGCGGCGCGCGTGGCCGCCGGCGTGCGATCACGGTTCCCGGAGTTCACTCCCGAGGCGACGAGGTCGCTCATGCTCCTGTCGACGGAGCGGTTGCCGCTCGCCGACGAGCTCGAGGGAACACCCTCTGCCCGGCTCGAGGGCGAGCGACTACTCGTTGGCTATGGCAAGCCCTCTTTAGCTCGAGCGATCCAGTCGACTACCCACCGAGCGGTTCTCGTTGCCGCTGCGGAGATCCCCCTCGACGGTGTGCACATCTACGAGGTGCCCGTACCCTCAAGCTTCCTGCTGTCCGGCGGTATTCGTGGCATCGACATCGCGCTCGCCTTCTCGCCGCGTACCCGTGTAAGGCGGCTCGACTACATGGCCAGCCGGATGGAGTTCCATCTCGTCAAGGGGTTGTCGCTAGACGAGACCGCCGAGGTGTTCGCCAGAGTCGAAGGCGAGGATCTCGACGATGAAGCCATCGCGAGGGAGGCCCACGACACCGGGTCACCCGGTGATGAGGCCCCCGTCGCCGGTGGGCGCCCGCCGACACCTTCCGAGCTGAGGTCACATCTTGTGCGACTTGATCCACCGACGCAGGTTCGATCACGCGGAGCCAATCAACTTGGCCGGAGGGTCTTCGCGCAGCGACTGGACGCGGATCGCGATTGTCCGATGTTCCTCGTGGTCCGCAACATAAACCGATGGGAGGACGTCACGGCGAGCGAGCCGTACGCCCTCTCGGTGGCGCTGTGGCGGGACGAAGGTCATCACGAGCTTCACGCCGAGCTTGAGGCGCAACTTGAGGCGATCATCGAGCTCCCAGTCGAGGTGGAACTCGAGCTGTGA
- a CDS encoding NYN domain-containing protein, producing MDGNGQGEAPLDLLVWDAPNVDMTLSNVIGARPSPASRPRFDAIGRWFLQAAGDRDVEACVFTNVQPGTAGNLRGWVEAVRGFGYSVFAKPKLQPDDDIDQAMLDHIADRARARRLVRLVVASGDRRNFQDPLEDLARAGIDVTVLSFAEVATYAQASDVLTFVDLEDVPGAFTAPLDRVRLDRLPPEGAWLRPTRPLRELLAAG from the coding sequence GTGGACGGCAACGGGCAGGGCGAGGCGCCGCTGGACCTGCTGGTGTGGGACGCGCCGAACGTCGACATGACGCTGTCGAACGTGATCGGCGCCCGGCCGTCGCCGGCGTCGCGGCCCCGCTTCGACGCCATCGGCCGGTGGTTCCTCCAGGCGGCCGGCGACCGCGACGTCGAGGCGTGCGTGTTCACCAACGTCCAGCCGGGCACGGCCGGCAACCTGCGGGGCTGGGTGGAGGCCGTCCGGGGCTTCGGCTACTCCGTGTTCGCCAAGCCGAAGCTCCAGCCCGACGACGACATCGACCAAGCCATGCTCGACCACATCGCCGACCGGGCCAGGGCCAGGCGGCTGGTCCGCCTCGTCGTCGCCAGCGGCGACCGCCGCAACTTCCAGGACCCGCTGGAGGACCTGGCCAGGGCGGGGATCGACGTCACCGTCCTGTCCTTCGCCGAGGTCGCCACCTACGCCCAGGCGTCGGACGTGCTCACCTTCGTCGACCTCGAGGACGTCCCCGGCGCGTTCACCGCCCCGCTCGACCGGGTCCGCCTCGACCGGCTCCCGCCCGAGGGCGCCTGGCTGCGGCCGACCCGCCCCCTGCGCGAGCTCCTCGCCGCCGGCTGA